A single genomic interval of Lucilia cuprina isolate Lc7/37 chromosome 2, ASM2204524v1, whole genome shotgun sequence harbors:
- the LOC111689921 gene encoding proteasome subunit alpha type-1, with protein MFRNQYDSDVTVWSPQGRLHQVEYAMEAVKLGSATVGLKNKDFAVLVALRRASSELSSSQRKIIPIDDHLGISISGITADARVLSRYLRTECLNYKYSYDAAYPVSRLITNLGNKMQITTQRYDRRPYGVGLLVAGYDEMGPHIYQVVPSANFFNCKAMSIGSRSQSARTYLERHLNSFVDCSKDELICHGIQAIRGSLPNEELGVKDNQTAVLNISVAIVGRNQSFKILDDEENTFYLNMAKERGAAVISSRSQDDDSLPPAGDGNTQDSTVPDPNVAVGTMEH; from the exons Atg TTCCGTAATCAATACGATAGTGATGTGACCGTTTGGAGTCCACAGGGACGACTTCATCAAGTCGAGTATGCTATGGAGGCAGTAAAATTAGGTTCAGCTACAGTAGGTTTGAAAAATAAGGACTTTGCGGTTTTAGTAGCTTTAAGGAGGGCATCGTCAGAGCTTTCGTCTTCACAAAGAAAAATTATCCCAATCGATGATCATTTGGGAATATCAATTTCTGGAATTACTGCAGATGCTAGAGTACTGAGTCGTTATTTACGCACTGAATGTCTCAATTACAAGTACTCCTATGATGCCGCATATCCAGTGTCCAGGTTGATCACAAATCTTGGTAATAAGATGCAAATCACAACACAACGTTATGATCGTAGACCTTATGGTGTTGGACTGCTTGTTGCTGGGTATGATGAAATGGGTCCACATATATATCAGGTTGTCCCATCAGcaaacttttttaattgtaaagcTATGTCTATTGGTTCACGCTCCCAAAGTGCACGTACATATTTAGAACGTCATTTAAACTCATTTGTAGATTGCAGTAAGGACGAATTGATTTGTCATGGAATTCAAGCTATTCGTGGTTCATTACCCAATGAAGAGCTTGGAGTAAAAGATAATCAGACTGCGGTGCTG AATATATCTGTAGCTATTGTTGGGCGCAATCAATCCTTTAAAATACTTGATGATgaagaaaatacattttatttaaatatggcTAAAGAAAGAGGCGCCGCTGTTATATCCTCACGTTCTCAAGACGATGACTCTCTGCCGCCAGCGGGAGATGGTAATACACAAGACTCTACTGTCCCTGATCCTAACGTAGCCGTCGGCACAATggaacattaa